The proteins below come from a single Aegilops tauschii subsp. strangulata cultivar AL8/78 chromosome 6, Aet v6.0, whole genome shotgun sequence genomic window:
- the LOC120966345 gene encoding uncharacterized protein — protein MEKISCARHHLLMRRRFGVKMNAKAAAPILLLVLLVGCHAFSAHGDDAEGSGGGRRELGEGGGSGSKAQVAGLCVDSPCDTDPNRTCFCCTRLANEPCYDTLRQCFNVCPNCNFPVCPPPAASAGRRTRFVLAPASA, from the exons ATGGAGAAGATCAGTTGTGCTCGCCACCATTTGTTAATGCGCCGCAGGTTCGGGGTGAAGATGAATGCCAAGGCAGCCGCGCCCATCTTGCTCCTCGTGCTCCTTGTTGGATGCCACGCGTTCTCCGCACACG GTGATGACGCCGAGGGATCGGGCGGCGGTCGCCGTGAGCTAGGCgagggcggcggcagcggcagcaaGGCTCAGGTCGCCGGGTTGTGCGTCGACAGCCCGTGCGACACGGACCCGAACCGGACGTGCTTCTGCTGCACGAGGCTGGCCAACGAGCCCTGCTACGACACGCTGAGGCAGTGCTTCAACGTCTGCCCCAACTGCAACTTCCCCGTCTGCCCGCCGCCGGCGGCCTCGGCGGGCCGGCGTACTCGGTTCGTGTTAGCTCCGGCGTCGGCGTGA